From Acinonyx jubatus isolate Ajub_Pintada_27869175 chromosome B2, VMU_Ajub_asm_v1.0, whole genome shotgun sequence, a single genomic window includes:
- the FAM162B gene encoding protein FAM162B isoform X4 produces the protein MLAAVGAPLRLGLGRIFRCAPGAHGEAAWRALAPPRPRGLPRYCSSRAPSGSGPQGKVHRVPAEYKPSQFDKKILLWTGRFKTMEDIPPRIPAKLIWYSRSKPDGWARNDRCCKKQSSGESLLHNDWTHNYRLFCSDSISQKGCRTTRVLNKLESGKES, from the exons ATGCTTGCGGCTGTCGGGGCCCCCCTGCGCCTCGGTCTGGGGCGCATCTTCCGTTGCGCCCCGGGAGCGCACGGAGAAGCCGCGTGGCGGGCCCTCGCGCCTCCGCGGCCTCGGGGTCTACCCCGCTACTGTAGCAGCCGTGCCCCCAGCGGCTCTGGGCCCCAAG GGAAGGTGCACCGGGTCCCCGCCGAGTACAAGCCTTCGCAATTCGACAAGAAAATCCTGCTGTGGACCGGACGTTTCAAAACGATGGAGGACATCCCGCCTCGGATCCC agCTAAACTAATTTGGTATAGCAGATCAAAGCCAGATGGATGG GCCAGAAATGATAGATGCTGCAAGAAACAAAGCTCGGGTGAAAGCTTGTTACATAATGATTGGACTCACAATTATCGCCTGTTTTGCAGTGATAGCATCAGCCAAAAGG GCTGCAGAACGACACGAGTCCTTAACAAGTTGGAATCTGGCAAAGAAAGCTAA
- the FAM162B gene encoding protein FAM162B isoform X2 has product MLAAVGAPLRLGLGRIFRCAPGAHGEAAWRALAPPRPRGLPRYCSSRAPSGSGPQAGKVHRVPAEYKPSQFDKKILLWTGRFKTMEDIPPRIPAKLIWYSRSKPDGWARNDRCCKKQSSGESLLHNDWTHNYRLFCSDSISQKGCRTTRVLNKLESGKES; this is encoded by the exons ATGCTTGCGGCTGTCGGGGCCCCCCTGCGCCTCGGTCTGGGGCGCATCTTCCGTTGCGCCCCGGGAGCGCACGGAGAAGCCGCGTGGCGGGCCCTCGCGCCTCCGCGGCCTCGGGGTCTACCCCGCTACTGTAGCAGCCGTGCCCCCAGCGGCTCTGGGCCCCAAG CAGGGAAGGTGCACCGGGTCCCCGCCGAGTACAAGCCTTCGCAATTCGACAAGAAAATCCTGCTGTGGACCGGACGTTTCAAAACGATGGAGGACATCCCGCCTCGGATCCC agCTAAACTAATTTGGTATAGCAGATCAAAGCCAGATGGATGG GCCAGAAATGATAGATGCTGCAAGAAACAAAGCTCGGGTGAAAGCTTGTTACATAATGATTGGACTCACAATTATCGCCTGTTTTGCAGTGATAGCATCAGCCAAAAGG GCTGCAGAACGACACGAGTCCTTAACAAGTTGGAATCTGGCAAAGAAAGCTAA
- the FAM162B gene encoding protein FAM162B isoform X1, whose product MLAAVGAPLRLGLGRIFRCAPGAHGEAAWRALAPPRPRGLPRYCSSRAPSGSGPQAGKVHRVPAEYKPSQFDKKILLWTGRFKTMEDIPPRIPPEMIDAARNKARVKACYIMIGLTIIACFAVIASAKRAAERHESLTSWNLAKKAKWRKEAALAEQAKAK is encoded by the exons ATGCTTGCGGCTGTCGGGGCCCCCCTGCGCCTCGGTCTGGGGCGCATCTTCCGTTGCGCCCCGGGAGCGCACGGAGAAGCCGCGTGGCGGGCCCTCGCGCCTCCGCGGCCTCGGGGTCTACCCCGCTACTGTAGCAGCCGTGCCCCCAGCGGCTCTGGGCCCCAAG CAGGGAAGGTGCACCGGGTCCCCGCCGAGTACAAGCCTTCGCAATTCGACAAGAAAATCCTGCTGTGGACCGGACGTTTCAAAACGATGGAGGACATCCCGCCTCGGATCCC GCCAGAAATGATAGATGCTGCAAGAAACAAAGCTCGGGTGAAAGCTTGTTACATAATGATTGGACTCACAATTATCGCCTGTTTTGCAGTGATAGCATCAGCCAAAAGG GCTGCAGAACGACACGAGTCCTTAACAAGTTGGAATCTGGCAAAGAAAGCTAAGTGGCGTAAAGAAGCTGCATTGGCTGAACAGGCTAAGGCTAAATGA
- the FAM162B gene encoding protein FAM162B isoform X3, whose protein sequence is MLAAVGAPLRLGLGRIFRCAPGAHGEAAWRALAPPRPRGLPRYCSSRAPSGSGPQGKVHRVPAEYKPSQFDKKILLWTGRFKTMEDIPPRIPPEMIDAARNKARVKACYIMIGLTIIACFAVIASAKRAAERHESLTSWNLAKKAKWRKEAALAEQAKAK, encoded by the exons ATGCTTGCGGCTGTCGGGGCCCCCCTGCGCCTCGGTCTGGGGCGCATCTTCCGTTGCGCCCCGGGAGCGCACGGAGAAGCCGCGTGGCGGGCCCTCGCGCCTCCGCGGCCTCGGGGTCTACCCCGCTACTGTAGCAGCCGTGCCCCCAGCGGCTCTGGGCCCCAAG GGAAGGTGCACCGGGTCCCCGCCGAGTACAAGCCTTCGCAATTCGACAAGAAAATCCTGCTGTGGACCGGACGTTTCAAAACGATGGAGGACATCCCGCCTCGGATCCC GCCAGAAATGATAGATGCTGCAAGAAACAAAGCTCGGGTGAAAGCTTGTTACATAATGATTGGACTCACAATTATCGCCTGTTTTGCAGTGATAGCATCAGCCAAAAGG GCTGCAGAACGACACGAGTCCTTAACAAGTTGGAATCTGGCAAAGAAAGCTAAGTGGCGTAAAGAAGCTGCATTGGCTGAACAGGCTAAGGCTAAATGA